The Fragaria vesca subsp. vesca linkage group LG2, FraVesHawaii_1.0, whole genome shotgun sequence genome includes a window with the following:
- the LOC101305630 gene encoding kelch-like protein 8-like, whose amino-acid sequence MGSLPSPPRPSSPPPSSTHSLSNYRVCATFCLREPSPNLNISNWIEIYDPSTNTWTHVTSIPGLIENHILKGFSMVSLGDSLYIIGGRLCHKERAHTSDECSSVVDMEVQVSSSVLRYNVASDEWSTCAPLGVARCDFACTVANNKIYVAGGKTTLACARGISSAELYDPELDKWIHMPNMSTLRYKCVGVTWQNKIYILGGFAEQVRKNSDVPPIMVRSSAEVYDTQTKKWELIIGMWQLDVPPNQIINMGGRLFSSGDCFKQWKGHIESYDGELNIWNEVDGSHLHSLNSLISSDNEMWAHSQRRYLTMAPIGDHLYFLAIHGLMDNDLSGTMSIVHRFDTSATSNAWTSMEPMEDDREKELCGHACVVHLS is encoded by the exons ATGGGTTCCCTCCCATCTCCACCAAGACCTTCTTCTCCACCGCCATCATCGACTCATTCTCTGTCCAACTACAGAGTTTGTGCCACATTTTGTTTAAGAGAGCCCTCACCCAACTTAAACATCTCCAATTGGATCGAAATCTACGACCCATCAACCAACACGTGGACTCATGTGACCTCAATCCCTGGTCTCATTGAGAACCACATCTTGAAGGGTTTCTCCATGGTCTCGTTGGGCGACTCGCTTTATATAATTGGTGGTCGGTTATGTCACAAGGAGAGAGCTCACACTTCCGATGAGTGTAGCTCGGTCGTTGACATGGAAGTTCAAGTCTCATCATCGGTGTTGCGTTATAATGTTGCAAGTGATGAATGGTCAACTTGTGCACCACTTGGTGTAGCAAGGTGTGACTTTGCATGCACGGTTGCCAATAACAAAATATATGTGGCGGGTGGAAAGACCACATTGGCGTGTGCAAGAGGCATTTCATCCGCTGAGTTGTATGACCCCGAGCTTGACAAGTGGATTCATATGCCAAACATGAGCACATTGAGGTACAAGTGCGTTGGTGTCACATGGCAAAACAAAATCTACATTCTAGGTGGATTTGCAGAGCAAG TGAGAAAAAACTCAGACGTGCCTCCTATAATGGTGCGGAGCTCTGCTGAAGTTTATGACACACAGACAAAGAAATGGGAACTGATAATTGGGATGTGGCAATTGGATGTACCACCAAATCAAATCATTAACATGGGTGGGAGGCTTTTCAGTTCTGGAGATTGCTTCAAGCAATGGAAGGGTCACATTGAATCATATGATGGTGAACTCAACATATGGAATGAGGTTGATGGGTCTCATCTCCACAGTTTAAACTCACTCATTTCATCAGATAACGAAATGTGGGCACATAGCCAAAGGCGTTACCTAACTATGGCTCCCATCGGAGATCACTTGTACTTTTTGGCGATTCACGGATTAATGGACAATGATTTGTCGGGAACAATGTCGATTGTTCATAGATTCGACACTTCTGCCACGAGTAACGCTTGGACGAGCATGGAGCCGATGGAAGATGATAGGGAGAAAGAGCTCTGTGGACATGCTTGTGTTGTTCATCTTTCTTAG
- the LOC101312415 gene encoding putative ribonuclease H protein At1g65750-like, giving the protein MHMEAEALRASLFIAIHQGWDEAEIEGDCATVMKALATIDGDVIEVSFILSDCRHYMEAFRFILLRHVYREANGVAHRLAHLARSSSLNEFWVDEPPDIIQDVLMEDGCNISRGLGSMTPSLYDISLNNNNMGDNI; this is encoded by the coding sequence ATGCACATGGAGGCGGAGGCACTACGTGCTAGTTTGTTCATCGCAATTCACCAAGGGTGGGATGAAGCTGAAATCGAGGGTGATTGTGCAACTGTTATGAAGGCATTGGCTACTATAGATGGTGATGTGATTGAGGTTAGTTTTATTTTGTCTGATTGTCGTCATTATATGGAGGCTTTCAGATTTATATTACTTCGTCACGTTTATAGAGAAGCAAATGGTGTGGCGCATAGACTGGCTCATCTTGCTAGATCATCGAGTTTAAATGAGTTTTGGGTTGACGAGCCTCCTGATATTATTCAGGATGTTCTCATGGAGGATGGTTGTAATATCTCACGAGGTTTAGGTAGTATGACCCCCTCGTTATACGATATTTCTCTTAATAATAATAACATGGGTGATAATATCTAG
- the LOC101305913 gene encoding uncharacterized protein LOC101305913 has translation MEESNEVHSEENKASSDNKKRVLKTPAQLMALEKFYNEHKYPTEEMKSQLAEELALSEKQISGWFCHRRLKDKRLSRDETCANGRQDRSSGVIQDRASGLGQDSCGSTKHGDYRYVDPREVESRRLSGYDFPAADLTRENRIHYTERVSMDNTSSESSSSLQDRFHTQTEDPYDMETSRYVTDNGVFSPLNSKGTENMGYKPSGYLKVKGEIENAAITAVKRQLGRHFREDGPPLGVEFDPLPPGAFETPIMDPVQELSVGGDAAILVSPDTSGVKRQSSPSTEKRGIMHGVDMVERKPRKQLRQKSTYLKETNPSAGKNSSLDMYDKFPGGMPGYNGNRKNRMSSKHGHRGRKIISETTEPWPNESDKVCSPNIGQRGDYFKSKASNSIVKHSETHDTERGLYTMIPREENVDGECKAVKDYPLRVTMTDEMAVAKQGRVNFPQQDYATSVSFSQIPQRKNQTKGTAMEMPSSFSEDETAETNSSVD, from the exons ATGGAAG AGTCAAATGAAGTTCACTCAGAGGAGAATAAAGCTTCTTCTGATAATAAGAAAAGAGTACTCAAGACACCAGCCCAGCTGATGGCTTTGGAGAAATTTTATAATG AGCACAAGTATCCTACAGAGGAAATGAAATCACAACTCGCAGAGGAGTTAGCATTATCAGAAAAGCAGATCTCTGGTTGGTTTTGCCACAGAAGGTTAAAAGACAAAAGATTGTCTAGAGACGAAACATGTGCTAATGGACGGCAAGATCGCTCAAGTGGTGTTATTCAGGATCGTGCTAGTGGACTTGGGCAAGACTCATGTGGTAGCACTAAACATGGAGATTATAGGTATGTTGATCCTAGGGAGGTCGAAAGTCGGAGGCTTTCTGGGTATGATTTCCCAGCTGCAGATCTCACTCGTGAGAACCGGATTCATTATACAGAAAGAGTTAGCATGGATAATACATCTTCAGAAAGTAGCTCATCTCTACAAGATCGGTTTCATACTCAAACTGAAGATCCATATGATATGGAGACATCCAGATACGTAACTGATAACGGGGTCTTTTCACCGTTAAATTCGAAGGGCACAGAAAACATGGGATATAAGCCCTCAGGGTATTTGAAAGTCAAAGGAGAAATAGAAAATGCTGCTATTACAGCTGTTAAGAGGCAACTTGGGAGGCATTTTCGGGAGGATGGTCCACCATTAGGTGTAGAATTTGATCCACTTCCTCCTGGTGCATTTGAAACCCCGATTATGGATCCAGTGCAAG AACTCTCAGTTGGTGGGGACGCTGCTATTCTTGTTTCCCCGGACACATCCGGGGTAAAAAGGCAATCAAGTCCAAGCACT GAAAAACGTGGTATTATGCATGGGGTTGATATGGTGGAGAGGAAACCTCGCAAGCAATTGAGGCAAAAGTCCACTTATCTTAAAGAAACCAATCCTTCTGCTGGAAAAAACTCTTCCTTGGATATGTATGATAAGTTTCCTGGGGGAATGCCTGGTTACAATGGCAATAGGAAGAACAGAATGAGCTCTAAGCATGGCCACCGTGGTAGGAAAATCATTAGTGAGACGACAGAGCCGTGGCCAAATGAGTCTGATAAAGTTTGTAGCCCCAACATTGGCCAAAGGGGCGATTACTTTAAGTCAAAGGCTTCAAATTCTATAGTTAAGCATTCTGAAACTCATGACACAGAGAGAGGACTATATACAATGATCCCACGG GAGGAGAACGTTGATGGAGAATGTAAGGCAGTCAAAGACTATCCACTTAGAGTAACGATGACAGATGAAATGGCG GTTGCAAAACAAGGCAGGGTTAATTTTCCTCAACAAGACTATGCAACAAGTGTGTCGTTTTCTCAAATTCCACAGCGTAAAAATCAGACTAAAGG AACTGCCATGGAGATGCCATCTAGCTTCAGTGAGGATGAAACTGCAGAAACAAACTCTTCCGTTGATTGA
- the LOC101306203 gene encoding uncharacterized protein LOC101306203, protein MSRTDRMASDLSRTGPVERDIEQAVTALKKGAYLLKYGRRGKPKFCPFRLSNDESVLIWFSGKEEKRLKLSHVSRIISGQRTPIFQRYPRPEKEYQSFSLIYNDRSLDLICKDKDEAEVWFSGLKALISRSHHRKWRTESRSDGIPSEANSPRTYTRRSSPLNSPFGSNDSSQKDGADHLRLHSPFESPPKNGLDKALSDVILYAVPPKGFFPSDSASGSVHSVSSGGSESIHGQMKAAMAMDAFRVSLSSAVSSSSQGSGHDDGDALGDVFIWGEGTGDGVVGGGSHRVGSNSAAKMDSLLPKPLESAVVLDVQNIACGRRHAALVTKQGEIFSWGEESGGRLGHGVDVDVSHPKLIDALSNVNIDFVACGEYHTSAVTLSGDLYTWGDGTYNFGLLGHGNEVSHWVPKRVNGPLEGIHVSSISCGPWHTAVVTSAGQLFTFGDGTFGVLGHGDMKSNSIPREVESLKGLRTVRAACGVWHTAAVVEVMVGNSSSSNCSLGKLFTWGDGDKGRLGHGDKEAKLVPTCVAALVSPNFCQVACGHSMTVALTTSGHVYTMGSPVYGQLGNPQADGKLPSRVEGKLLKSIVEEISCGAYHVAVLTSRTEVYTWGKGENGRLGHGNIDDRNSPTLVEALKDKQVKSIACGANFTAAICLHKWVSGVDQSMCSGCRLPFNFKRKRHNCYNCGLVFCHSCSSKKSLKASMAPNPNKPYRVCDNCFSKLRKAIETDYSSQSSVSRRGSINQGSSDSIDKDDKVDSRSRVQLARFSSMESLKNVETRSSKKNKKLEFNSSRVSPVPNGGSQWGALNISKSFNPVFGSSKKFFSASVPGSRIVSRATSPISRRPSPPRSTTPTPTLGGLTSPKIAVDDSAKRTNESLSQEVIKLRAQVETLARKAQLQEVELERTTKQLKEAIAIAGAETAKRNVAKEVIQSLTAQLKDMAERLPVGAARNIKSPSLASLGSDPSNEVSGASVDQMNGQVTCQGPDCNGSNSQLLSNGSSTTSNRSSGHNKQGNSDVATRNGNRTKESESCNEIEWVEQDEPGVYITLTSLPGGVKDLKRVRFSRKRFSEKQAEQWWAENRARVYEQYNVRMADKSSVGVGSVDLAH, encoded by the exons ATGTCGCGGACGGATAGGATGGCCTCTGATCTTAGCAGGACCGGTCCGGTTGAAAGAGACATTGAGCAG GCTGTTACTGCTTTGAAGAAAGGAGCATACTTGCTCAAGTACGGAAGAAGGGGAAAGCCCAAGTTCTGCCCCTTCCGCCTTTCTAAT GATGAGTCGGTTCTGATATGGTTCTCTGGGAAGGAGGAAAAACGCCTTAAACTAAGCCATGTTTCTAGAATTATTTCCGGGCAACGCACT CCAATCTTTCAGAGGTATCCACGGCCTGAGAAAGAGTATCAGTCATTTTCTCTTATATATAATGATAGATCACTGGATTTG ATTTGCAAAGATAAAGATGAAGCTGAGGTATGGTTTAGTGGTTTAAAAGCATTAATATCACGCAGCCATCATCGAAAATGGAGAACAGAGTCAAGGAGTGATGGAATTCCATCTGAAGCAAATAGTCCGAGAACTTATACACGGAGAAGTTCTCCTCTGAATTCTCCTTTTGGGAGTAATGATAGTTCACAGAAG GATGGTGCAGATCACCTTCGTCTTCATAGTCCATTTGAAAGTCCTCCTAAAAATGGTTTGGATAAGGCACTATCAGATGTGATACTATATGCTGTCCCTCCCAAGGGTTTTTTCCCTTCAGATTCAGCTAGTGGTTCAGTACATTCTGTGTCATCAGGAGGCTCAGAAAGTATACACGGTCAGATGAAGGCGGCAATGGCAATGGATGCATTTAGAGTTAGTCTATCCAGTGCTGTTAGCTCATCAAGCCAAGGTTCTGGTCATGATGATGGTGATGCCTTGGGAGATGTTTTCATTTGGGGGGAAGGCACAGGAGATGGTGTTGTTGGTGGTGGTTCTCATAGAGTTGGAAGTAATTCTGCCGCCAAAATGGATTCTTTGTTGCCTAAACCTTTAGAATCTGCAGTGGTACTCGATGTCCAAAACATTGCCTGTGGTAGACGACATGCAGCTCTAGTAACCAAGCAAGGAGAGATTTTTTCTTGGGGAGAGGAATCTGGGGGCAGGCTTGGGCATGGCGTAGATGTTGATGTTTCGCATCCAAAGCTTATTGATGCCCTTAGTAATGTGAACATTGATTTTGTTGCTTGTGGTGAGTACCATACAAGTGCTGTTACCCTTTCTGGTGATCTGTACACATGGGGTGATGGCACTTATAACTTTGGTCTACTTGGGCACGGAAATGAAGTGAGTCACTGGGTTCCCAAAAGAGTAAATGGGCCCTTGGAGGGTATACATGTCTCATCCATATCTTGTGGGCCCTGGCACACAGCTGTTGTAACCTCTGCCGGGCAATTGTTTACTTTTGGTGACGGCACATTTGGTGTTCTGGGACATGGAGACATGAAAAGTAATTCAATTCCAAGGGAAGTGGAATCTCTTAAAGGTCTTCGCACTGTGCGAGCAGCTTGTGGGGTGTGGCATACTGCTGCTGTTGTCGAAGTCATGGTTGGCAATTCAAGTTCGAGTAACTGTTCTTTAGGGAAGTTGTTCACCTGGGGAGATGGCGATAAAGGTCGGCTTGGGCATGGAGACAAGGAAGCAAAACTTGTGCCTACCTGTGTTGCAGCTCTTGTCAGTCCCAACTTTTGTCAAGTTGCTTGTGGACATAGTATGACAGTTGCACTTACTACATCTGGCCACGTGTATACAATGGGCAGTCCTGTTTATGGCCAGTTAGGAAACCCTCAAGCTGATGGAAAGCTCCCCAGCCGGGTCGAGGGAAAGCTATTGAAGAGTATAGTGGAAGAAATTTCTTGTGGTGCCTATCATGTTGCAGTTTTAACTTCAAGAACTGAGGTTTATACATGGGGAAAAGGAGAAAATGGTCGTTTAGGCCATGGGAACATTGATGATCGTAATTCTCCCACATTAGTCGAAGCTCTGAAAGATAAGCAAGTCAAAAGTATTGCTTGTGGTGCTAATTTTACTGCAGCTATCTGCCTTCATAAATGGGTGTCAGGAGTTGATCAATCAATGTGTTCAGGCTGCCGTCTTCCATTCAATTTTAAAAGAAAGCGCCATAATTGTTATAATTGTGGTCTTGTTTTCTGTCATTCTTGCAGCAGTAAGAAGTCACTCAAGGCCTCAATGGCACCAAATCCCAACAAACCGTATCGTGTCTGTGACAATTGTTTTAGTAAACTGAGAAAAGCTATTGAAACTGATTATTCATCCCAGTCTTCCGTGAGCAGAAGAGGAAGTATCAATCAGGGTTCAAGTGACAGCATTGATAAAGATGATAAAGTGGATTCCAGATCTCGTGTGCAACTTGCTAGATTTTCTTCTATGGAATCTCTGAAGAATGTGGAAACACGTTCTTCAAAGAAAAATAAGAAACTAGAATTTAATAGTAGCCGAGTCTCGCCTGTTCCAAATGGAGGTTCGCAGTGGGGAGCTCTTAATATTTCTAAATCATTTAATCCAGTATTTGGGTCATCCAAGAAGTTCTTCTCAGCTTCTGTTCCTGGATCCAGAATTGTTTCCAGAGCAACATCCCCCATTTCAAGGCGCCCCAGCCCACCACGTTCTACAACGCCAACTCCAACTCTGGGAGGACTTACGTCACCAAAGATTGCTGTAGATGATAGTGCTAAAAGGACCAATGAAAGCCTTAGCCAGGAGGTTATCAAGCTAAGAGCACAG GTGGAAACTCTTGCTCGAAAAGCTCAACTACAGGAAGTGGAGCTGGAAAGAACTACTAAACAGCTGAAAGAAGCAATAGCAATTGCAGGTGCAGAGACTGCAAAACGCAATGTCGCAAAGGAAGTAATCCAGTCACTGACTGCACAA TTGAAGGACATGGCTGAAAGGTTGCCTGTTGGAGCAGCACGAAATATCAAATCACCCTCTCTTGCTTCTTTGGGCTCTGATCCTTCCAATGAAGTTTCTGGTGCTTCTGTTGATCAAATGAACGGTCAAGTAACATGCCAAGGACCAGACTGCAATGGATCAAACAGCCAGTTGCTTTCTAATGGGTCCAGTACCACCAGTAACCGCAGTTCTGGACACAACAAACAAGGGAATTCAGACGTAGCAACTAGAAATGGGAACAGAACCAAAGAAAGTGAATCATGTAATGAGATTGAATGGGTTGAGCAAGATGAGCCTGGTGTATATATTACACTTACTTCCCTACCAGGAGGTGTCAAGGATCTCAAGAGAGTTCGTTTCAG TCGTAAGCGATTTAGTGAGAAACAAGCAGAACAGTGGTGGGCAGAGAACCGGGCAAGAGTATATGAACAATACAATGTGCGTATGGCAGACAAGTCTAGTGTAGGGGTTGGGAGTGTAGACTTGGCTCACTGA
- the LOC101306493 gene encoding pentatricopeptide repeat-containing protein At5g27110-like, with the protein MESAKLVSLLRTCITCKSVTAAKLIHQKILTQGLQNNTLLSKTLIDLYFSCHLYPAAKLVFHSIPNPSTISLWNSLMTAYTNHHMFIDALELYDKLLRCPYLGPDSYTYPSVLKACAALGRVGIGRMIHNHLVKTGFVSDIVVASSLVGMYAKCSVFGCAIQLFDEMPQRDVACWNAVISCYYQDGQTDKAMEMYDKMTTSGFEPNVVTITTVISSCARLLDLERGREIHKALIQNRVDLDCFASSALVDMYGKCGCLDMAKEVFEQVPRKNVIAWNSMIAAYSVTGDSKSCVGLLRRMIDEGTSPSLITFSSILLACSRSLQLQHGKFMHGYMIRNCVEADIYIYSLLIDLYFECGSISSAENVFEKMPKTNVVSWNVMISGFVKAGNYFGALGIYDEMIEAGVRPNDITVTSILSACSQLTALEKGKEIHRTLVDSELETNEIVMGSLLDMYAKCGAVDEALNVFNKLPSRDLVSWTSMIAAYGSHGQAKEALKLFDEMQQSNAKPDGVTLLAVLSACSHVGLVDEGWHYFNQMISKYGIEPRIEHYSCLIDLLGRAGRLNEAYQIIQRTPQIREDVQLLSTLLSACLLYRDHDLGLNIARLLVEKNPDDHSTYIMLSHSLASGNKWNEMRKVRLKMKELGLRKNPGCSWIEVNRRIQYFFVQDKSHPESEMVYQCLKLLKTHMDGDELVSHWGSAIIHTI; encoded by the coding sequence ATGGAGTCCGCGAAACTAGTATCCCTCTTAAGAACATGCATCACTTGCAAGTCTGTGACAGCAGCCAAGCTCATCCACCAGAAGATACTCACCCAAGGCCTCCAAAACAACACCCTCCTCTCCAAAACCCTCATCGACTTGTACTTCTCTTGCCACTTATACCCTGCTGCAAAGCTTGTTTTCCACTCCATCCCAAACCCATCCACCATTTCCCTCTGGAATTCTCTCATGACGGCCTACACCAACCACCATATGTTCATTGACGCTCTTGAGCTCTATGACAAGTTACTGCGCTGCCCCTATCTGGGTCCCGATAGTTACACCTACCCAAGTGTTCTCAAGGCCTGTGCTGCATTGGGTAGAGTCGGTATTGGAAGGATGATCCATAACCATTTGGTGAAGACTGGTTTCGTATCGGATATCGTTGTGGCCAGCTCGCTTGTGGGAATGTACGCGAAATGCAGTGTGTTTGGTTGTGCAATCCAGCTGTTTGATGAAATGCCTCAAAGAGATGTGGCGTGTTGGAATGCTGTCATTTCTTGTTATTATCAAGATGGGCAAACTGACAAGGCAATGGAGATGTATGACAAGATGACGACTTCCGGGTTTGAGCCTAATGTAGTAACGATTACCACTGTAATTTCATCATGTGCAAGACTTCTGGATTTGGAGAGGGGCAGGGAGATTCATAAGGCGTTGATTCAAAATCGAGTCGATTTGGATTGCTTTGCTAGTTCTGCTCTGGTGGACATGTATGGGAAATGTGGATGTTTAGATATGGCAAAAGAGGTCTTCGAACAAGTCCCCAGAAAGAATGTCATTGCTTGGAATTCTATGATTGCAGCCTATAGTGTAACAGGTGACAGTAAATCTTGTGTTGGTCTTTTAAGAAGGATGATAGATGAAGGAACTAGTCCTTCTTTGATTACTTTTAGCAGCATTTTGTTGGCTTGTTCAAGATCGCTCCAACTTCAACACGGAAAATTCATGCATGGATATATGATAAGGAACTGCGTAGAGGCTGATATCTATATTTACAGCTTGCTTATTGATCTCTACTTCGAGTGTGGAAGTATCTCGTCTGCTGAAAATGTATTTGAAAAGATGCCCAAGACAAATGTGGTTTCTTGGAATGTTATGATTTCTGGATTTGTGAAAGCGGGCAATTATTTCGGGGCTTTAGGTATATATGATGAGATGATAGAAGCTGGTGTAAGGCCAAACGACATCACAGTAACTAGTATCTTATCGGCTTGTTCACAGCTAACAGCACTGGAAAAGGGTAAGGAGATTCACAGAACTCTTGTTGATAGTGAGTTGGAAACCAATGAAATAGTCATGGGGTCTCTCCTTGACATGTATGCTAAATGTGGTGCCGTGGATGAAGCACTTAATGTTTTCAATAAGTTACCTAGTAGAGATCTTGTGTCATGGACCTCTATGATCGCGGCTTATGGGTCTCATGGTCAGGCTAAAGAGGCTTTAAAGCTTTTCGATGAAATGCAACAGTCCAATGCAAAACCAGATGGAGTTACTCTTCTTGCAGTGCTATCCGCTTGTAGCCACGTTGGACTTGTCGATGAAGGTTGGCATTATTTCAATCAAATGATCAGTAAATATGGGATTGAACCGAGAATAGAACATTACTCTTGCTTAATAGATCTTCTTGGACGTGCTGGTAGGTTGAACGAAGCTTACCAAATCATCCAAAGAACTCCACAAATTAGGGAGGATGTTCAGTTGTTAAGTACACTATTGTCTGCATGTCTTTTGTATAGAGATCATGATTTGGGTCTAAATATTGCAAGATTGCTAGTTGAGAAGAATCCTGATGATCATTCAACATACATTATGTTATCACATAGTCTTGCTTCTGGAAACAAATGGAATGAGATGCGGAAGGTTAGACTAAAGATGAAAGAACTGGGATTAAGGAAAAATCCTGGGTGTAGCTGGATCGAGGTTAACAGGAGGATCCAGTATTTCTTTGTTCAAGACAAGTCCCACCCAGAATCTGAAATGGTCTATCAGTGTCTCAAACTTCTCAAGACTCATATGGATGGAGATGAGTTAGTTTCACACTGGGGATCAGCAATAATCCATACTATTTAG
- the LOC101306786 gene encoding uncharacterized protein LOC101306786, giving the protein MAKDSCLSRMAAGAAVGGAVGCAVGVMYGSFEAIRCKVPGVEKIRFVGQRTIGTAAVFGLFLSAGALIHCGKSY; this is encoded by the exons ATGGCCAAGGACAGCTGTTTGAGTCGCATGGCCGCCGGCGCGGCTGTCGGCGGCGCTGTTGGTTGTGCTGTTG GTGTGATGTATGGGTCGTTTGAGGCTATACGGTGTAAG GTGCCAGGGGTGGAGAAGATCAGGTTTGTTGGACAAAGGACGATTGGGACTGCAGCTGTTTTTGGTCTTTTCTTAAGTGCTGGGGCATTAATACATTGTGGAAAGTCATATTAA